The genomic DNA TGGTATTGGAGCTTCTGCTGGTGGATTAAAAGCACTCCAAAATTTATTCCTTAATATTCCAGACGATACAGGAATGGCATTTATAATTATACAACATCTCTCTCCAGACTTTAAAAGTTTAATGCCAGAGTTATTGAGCAAGTATACTAATATGCCAATTTATACTGCTAAAGACAAATTATCCATTCAACCAAATTGTATATACTTAAATCAAAGAAGTAAAAACCTACATATTAAAGGCTCTAAAATTTATTTACTAGAAAAAGGTCCAAAGCATAATCTTAATTTACCAATAGATATTTTTTTTCATACGTTAGGTGAAGAATTTAAACAAAAGTCTATAGCTATAATTCTTTCGGGAACAGGATCTGATGGCTCTAGAGGTATTATTACTGTAAAAGATAAAGGTGGTATTATTATAGCCCAAAACCCAAATGAGTCTCAATTTAACGGCATGCCAAACTCGGCAATAAATACTTACGCTGTTGATTATGTTGAAGACACAAAGGAGATTGCAAATATCTTAACCTCGAAAAAAATTAACTCTAATAATATAGCAAACCCTTTTTCAAAAAAAACAGAATTAAAATTTAAATCTATACTTTTAGAAATTTACAAACACACCGGTGTAGATTTTAGAGAATACAAAAAAAACACCATACTGCGTAGAACAGAAAAACGCATGGGTATAAACAATATTGTTGATATTGATGAGTATAGTAATTTTTTAAAAAACAATCCACATGAAAAGGAAGCACTTAAAGATGATTTTTTAATAGGTGTCACTCGCTTTTTTAGAGACGAAGACGCTTTTTTCGAATTAAATGAAAGTGCAGTACCACAAATTTGTAATGCTAAAAACGAAGGAGAAACAATACGAATATGGGTTGCAGGCTGCTCTACAGGAGAAGAAGTGTACTCAATAGCCATATTATTTAGCGAATACATAAAAAACAAAAAATTAGATTTAGACTTTAAAATTTTTGCTACAGATTTAGACTCCAAAGCATTAGAAACTGCCAGCTTAGGCATTTATAACATAAATATTGTTAATGAAATAAACAAAAAAAATTTAGAGACTTACTTTATAAAATCTGGGAATAGGTTACAAATAGCAAAAGAGATAAGAGAAAAAATTGTTTTCTCTAGGCATAACCTAATTAGCGATCCTCCATTCATCAATTTAGACCTTATATCATGTAGAAATCTACTTATTTATTTAGATAAAAAAATACAAGAAAAAGTAATGCAAAGCTTCCAGTTTTCATTAAACCTTTTTGGATACTTATTTCTAGGTAACAGTGAGTCTTTAGGAAAGATAACATCTAAATTTAAAACTATAAATACAAAATGGAAAATATTTCAAAATATTATAGAGTCTAAATACTCACCAAATTCAAACAACATTTCGTCACTACACGCGCTACCAAGAATTAAAACAACAATACCATCTATAAATAACAAACCCACAATATCTAACGAAGAATACATTTTTGACAAGTACTTAAGCAGGCGATTTAGTCCAGATGCCATTTTTATTGATAGCAGCTACGATATATTATTTATAAAAGGAGATGTTGGAAAAAAATTATACCATAAAGAAGGTGTTTTTCAAAAAAACCTATTAAAAATAGTCAATCAAGAGATTGCCGTTTTATTAAAAAAAGGCATTAGAGAATTAGAAAAAACAAACACCGATATTAAAATTAATAATATTATAAATAAAACCGAAGACGATACCTATTCTTTTAATTTAAAAATACACAAACCGTACAATCACAAACTACTAAATAATTGTTATTTAATAGAATTTAGCCAAGACAAAGTAGTAGATAATTTCAAAGAATTAAATATAGTAAATACTCAAAGTAATGAAGCCTCAAAAGAACAAATTGAAGACTTAGAATATGAGCTTAAAATAATGAAAGCAGATCTTCAAAATGCCATTGAAGAACTAGAAACAACAAATGAAGAGCTTCAGTCATCTAATGAAGAGTTAATGGCCGCCAACGAAGAACTTCAAAGTACAAATGAAGAATTGCAATCTGTAAATGAAGAATTATACACAGTAAATTCTGAAATGCAAGAGAAAAATAAGGAATTAACAAATTTAAGTAACGATGTTATAAACCTATTAAACAATACCGAAATTGCTACTCTATTTTTAGATTCAGATTTACGTATTAGAAAATTTACTCCAGCAATAAAAAATATTTTCAAATTACAAGATGAAGATATTGGAAGAAAACTCTCAAATTTTACTTCTAATTTTAATACAAAAACTACAAGTAAAATAATTTCAGACTCTAAACATGCGCTAAATAAGCTAATAACCATAGAAAACCAATTAAGAGATAAAGATGGAAATTATTACTTTCAGCGCATAAGTCCATTTATTACCTCTAATAAAGTTATTGATGGCGTTGTAATTACTATAGACAATATCAATAAAATTAAAGAAATAGAATTAGAATTAGAAGAAGTAGATTATAAATACCATAAGCTGTTTCAAAATTTAAATGAAGGCTTTATTCATGCAAAAATTATAACAAATAAAAATGGAGAAGCTGTAGACTGGGAGTATATAGACGTAAACCCTGCATATGCAAAAATTTTAAACCTAGAAATTAAAGACATAATAGGAAAAAAAGTATCTAAGGTTGTACCATCTTTAATTAAAGACCCAAACCAATGGATTCAAAAATATGGTGAAACGGCATTAAAAGGGAAAAACCAAACTATTGAAGGCTATGTAGAAGCAATTAATAAATACTTTTATGTAAATACATTTTGCCCTAAAAAAGGAGAATTTGCAGGAACAATTTCAGACTTTACAGAATTAAAGAAAAAAGAAGAAGATTTAATAAAAAGTAAATACGAATTAGACCGTGTACAAAGTATTACGCACGTAGGAAGCTGGACAATGGATATAGCTACAGGTAATCTATCTTGGAG from Lacinutrix sp. 5H-3-7-4 includes the following:
- a CDS encoding CheR family methyltransferase produces the protein MNAKLKDFNVVGIGASAGGLKALQNLFLNIPDDTGMAFIIIQHLSPDFKSLMPELLSKYTNMPIYTAKDKLSIQPNCIYLNQRSKNLHIKGSKIYLLEKGPKHNLNLPIDIFFHTLGEEFKQKSIAIILSGTGSDGSRGIITVKDKGGIIIAQNPNESQFNGMPNSAINTYAVDYVEDTKEIANILTSKKINSNNIANPFSKKTELKFKSILLEIYKHTGVDFREYKKNTILRRTEKRMGINNIVDIDEYSNFLKNNPHEKEALKDDFLIGVTRFFRDEDAFFELNESAVPQICNAKNEGETIRIWVAGCSTGEEVYSIAILFSEYIKNKKLDLDFKIFATDLDSKALETASLGIYNINIVNEINKKNLETYFIKSGNRLQIAKEIREKIVFSRHNLISDPPFINLDLISCRNLLIYLDKKIQEKVMQSFQFSLNLFGYLFLGNSESLGKITSKFKTINTKWKIFQNIIESKYSPNSNNISSLHALPRIKTTIPSINNKPTISNEEYIFDKYLSRRFSPDAIFIDSSYDILFIKGDVGKKLYHKEGVFQKNLLKIVNQEIAVLLKKGIRELEKTNTDIKINNIINKTEDDTYSFNLKIHKPYNHKLLNNCYLIEFSQDKVVDNFKELNIVNTQSNEASKEQIEDLEYELKIMKADLQNAIEELETTNEELQSSNEELMAANEELQSTNEELQSVNEELYTVNSEMQEKNKELTNLSNDVINLLNNTEIATLFLDSDLRIRKFTPAIKNIFKLQDEDIGRKLSNFTSNFNTKTTSKIISDSKHALNKLITIENQLRDKDGNYYFQRISPFITSNKVIDGVVITIDNINKIKEIELELEEVDYKYHKLFQNLNEGFIHAKIITNKNGEAVDWEYIDVNPAYAKILNLEIKDIIGKKVSKVVPSLIKDPNQWIQKYGETALKGKNQTIEGYVEAINKYFYVNTFCPKKGEFAGTISDFTELKKKEEDLIKSKYELDRVQSITHVGSWTMDIATGNLSWSDELFRIFKLDTNQQPPNYEIHKNLFTNESWEKLSKAVDKAIKKGKPYELELNMIKANGDHGWMWAKGEAVIEKGKIVKLRGSAQDITTIKENEKALIIAKKQAEDAVLANKHKNFFLANMSHEIRTPISSVLGFADLLRSDDLTKDKKLRYIEIIDNNSKQLLNLIDDIIDVSKIESDELKIVYKDCNVAQLIENLTLTFEQIKVQKEKTHLKLEAIIPSNLRNLNISTDPRRLEQVLSNLINNSIKFSDKGTISYGFQKNENYLTFFVKDEGIGIAKCKQKEIFERFKQVNYKDSAKYGGTGLGLSICKAIVTLLGGDITVESKRYKGTTFKFNIPIKTITNPDIDTAKKINQSKDFLKDKTILIAEDNTLIRMLLDVVLKKTGAQLIFANDGKTAVDLFKENPHIDIVLLDIRMPRMSGIEAMDLILKVNPKAKIIMQTAHAMEEEKAMCFEKGCSDFLTKPIIKEHLLQTLAKWV